From a region of the Enterobacter sp. JBIWA008 genome:
- the nagK gene encoding N-acetylglucosamine kinase, translating to MYYGFDIGGTKIALGVFDKDLKLQWETRVPTPRESYDEFLTAIAALVAQADERFGEKGSVGIGIPGMPETDDGTLYAANVPAASGKPLRADLSALLERDVRLDNDANCFALSEAWDDEFRRYPLVMGLILGTGVGGGIVINGKPITGRSYITGEFGHIRLPVDALEVVGRDFPLTRCGCGQHGCIENYLSGRGFAWLYEHFYHQKLEAPQIISLWEQGDAQAREHVERYLDLLAVCLGNILTIVDPDLLVIGGGLSNFTAITERLSGRLPRHLLPVARVPRIERARHGDAGGMRGAAFLHLTD from the coding sequence ATGTATTACGGATTTGATATTGGCGGCACCAAGATTGCGCTCGGCGTGTTTGATAAAGACCTCAAGCTGCAGTGGGAAACCCGCGTTCCCACGCCGCGCGAAAGCTACGACGAATTTTTAACCGCGATTGCCGCGCTGGTGGCGCAAGCTGATGAACGCTTTGGAGAGAAAGGCAGCGTCGGCATCGGCATTCCCGGGATGCCCGAAACCGACGACGGCACGCTGTATGCCGCCAACGTGCCTGCCGCCAGCGGTAAACCTCTCCGCGCCGATCTCTCTGCCCTCCTTGAACGCGACGTGCGTTTAGACAATGATGCCAACTGCTTTGCGCTCTCCGAAGCCTGGGATGATGAATTCCGTCGCTATCCGCTGGTGATGGGGCTGATCCTCGGTACGGGCGTTGGCGGTGGGATCGTTATTAATGGCAAACCGATTACCGGGCGCAGCTATATCACCGGCGAGTTCGGTCACATCCGTCTGCCGGTGGATGCGCTGGAAGTGGTGGGGCGTGATTTTCCGCTGACCCGCTGCGGCTGCGGCCAGCACGGCTGTATTGAGAACTACCTCTCAGGCCGCGGGTTTGCATGGCTTTACGAACACTTCTATCATCAGAAACTTGAGGCCCCTCAAATCATTTCCCTGTGGGAGCAAGGGGATGCGCAGGCGCGTGAGCACGTCGAGCGCTATCTGGATCTGCTGGCGGTGTGTCTGGGAAATATTCTCACCATCGTCGACCCGGATCTGCTGGTGATCGGGGGAGGGCTGTCAAACTTTACCGCGATTACGGAACGGTTGTCCGGGCGTTTGCCCCGACATTTATTGCCGGTTGCCCGCGTGCCGCGTATTGAACGCGCGCGACACGGGGACGCAGGAGGCATGCGCGGAGCCGCATTCCTTCATCTCACCGATTAG
- the cobB gene encoding Sir2 family NAD+-dependent deacetylase, whose amino-acid sequence MLSRRQGRLSRFRKNKRRLRERLRQRIFFRDRMMPEAMDKPRVVVLTGAGISAESGIRTFRAADGLWEEHRVEDVATPEGFARDPDLVQAFYNARRRQLQQPEVAPNAAHLALAKLEEALGDRFLLVTQNIDNLHERAGNKNIIHMHGELLKVRCAWSGQVLDWKEDVLPEDKCHCCQFPSRLRPHVVWFGEMPLGMDEIYSALAMADVFIAIGTSGHVYPAAGFVHEARLHGAHTVELNLEPSQVGSEFEEKHYGLASTVVPAFVDKLLKGL is encoded by the coding sequence ATGCTGTCGCGTCGCCAGGGTCGACTCAGCCGTTTTCGCAAAAACAAACGCCGCTTGCGTGAGCGCTTGCGCCAGCGGATCTTTTTCAGAGACAGAATGATGCCAGAAGCGATGGATAAACCCAGAGTGGTGGTGCTGACCGGAGCGGGGATCTCCGCCGAGTCAGGAATTCGAACCTTCCGCGCGGCGGACGGGCTGTGGGAAGAGCACCGCGTGGAGGATGTGGCCACGCCGGAAGGCTTTGCCCGCGATCCGGATCTCGTGCAGGCGTTTTACAACGCCCGCCGCCGTCAGCTTCAGCAGCCTGAAGTCGCGCCGAATGCGGCGCATCTGGCGCTGGCGAAGCTGGAAGAGGCGCTGGGCGATCGTTTTCTGCTGGTGACGCAGAATATCGACAACCTGCACGAGCGGGCCGGTAACAAGAACATCATCCACATGCACGGCGAGCTGCTCAAGGTTCGCTGCGCCTGGAGCGGTCAGGTGCTGGACTGGAAAGAGGACGTGCTGCCAGAGGATAAGTGCCACTGCTGCCAGTTCCCGTCGCGCCTGCGTCCGCACGTGGTCTGGTTCGGCGAAATGCCGCTGGGAATGGATGAGATCTACAGCGCGCTGGCGATGGCCGACGTGTTTATTGCCATCGGCACATCCGGTCATGTTTACCCGGCGGCGGGGTTTGTCCACGAAGCGCGACTGCACGGTGCACATACGGTAGAACTCAATCTTGAGCCAAGCCAGGTGGGCAGCGAGTTTGAAGAGAAACACTACGGTCTGGCAAGCACGGTCGTCCCGGCGTTTGTCGACAAGCTGCTGAAAGGGCTGTAA
- a CDS encoding methyl-accepting chemotaxis protein, with amino-acid sequence MKDAMVRRKKISVKTLMLLSIFLTVTVGFTATIGFMMWQWMAQQEVLARKHIRQIAEVQSLQVSKQLDSALTAARDMGNSALALREAGVSDRQSLNQLLIHYLSAHPSFLSMSMAFEPNAFDDKDAAFAGQSGEDPAGRYARYVDRDATGKPALHLLTDIETPGSGDYYLLPKQRHKDVIIEPYIYPYNGVDVMLTSIAAPIMRDGQFLGSVTSDFSLATLQSTIGAIKPWNGTGYAMLLSAGNNVVSSPDKRAAGKPYAGKIAGHEVIRVNDPQLNEEVFITWQEIAVGNSQTPWKLAIVTPVSEVMAEARAFLLKALVMMVLSIVAVSLVMAQIFTRKVDRPVGGEPSEAAGIALAVARGDLNNTIPVRSGDTHSIFYALHTMQTQLKRIVGNISEASHSVHGGTSEISAGNLDLASRTEEQAAAIVETAASMEEISVTVKNNADNAHKATTLTDRAASLAGHGETLVNDVVVVIGEIDESARKIGEINSIVDGIAFQTNILALNAAVEAARAGEQGRGFAVVAGEVRNLAQRSANAAKEISQLIAESSGRVSKGVELVNETGVMMKQVIEAVSHVHLVINDIVQALDEQNRGISQVSTAVNQMDSTTQQNTSLVQQISAAALSLDEQAKSLEKTLAFFHS; translated from the coding sequence TGCTATTGTCCATTTTCCTCACCGTAACGGTGGGCTTTACGGCAACTATCGGATTTATGATGTGGCAGTGGATGGCACAGCAGGAGGTTCTGGCCAGGAAACATATCCGCCAGATTGCCGAGGTGCAATCGTTGCAGGTCAGCAAACAGCTGGATTCTGCCCTGACTGCCGCCCGGGACATGGGCAACAGTGCCCTGGCGCTGCGCGAGGCGGGGGTATCCGATCGCCAGAGCCTGAACCAGCTGCTCATTCACTATCTGTCGGCTCATCCATCGTTTCTCTCCATGTCGATGGCCTTTGAGCCCAACGCGTTCGACGATAAAGATGCCGCCTTTGCCGGTCAGAGCGGTGAAGATCCTGCCGGACGCTACGCCCGCTACGTTGACCGGGACGCCACCGGCAAACCGGCATTGCACCTGCTGACGGACATCGAAACGCCCGGCAGCGGTGATTATTATCTGCTGCCGAAACAAAGGCATAAAGACGTGATCATCGAGCCCTATATTTATCCCTACAACGGTGTAGACGTGATGCTCACCTCGATTGCCGCCCCCATCATGCGTGACGGTCAGTTTCTGGGTTCGGTCACCTCTGACTTCTCCCTGGCCACGCTGCAATCGACGATCGGCGCGATTAAACCGTGGAACGGCACAGGCTACGCCATGCTCCTTTCAGCGGGTAACAACGTTGTGTCCAGCCCGGACAAACGTGCTGCAGGCAAGCCTTACGCGGGCAAAATTGCTGGCCATGAGGTCATTCGGGTAAACGACCCGCAGCTCAATGAAGAGGTGTTTATCACCTGGCAGGAGATCGCCGTCGGTAACAGCCAGACGCCGTGGAAACTCGCCATTGTCACCCCGGTCAGCGAAGTGATGGCCGAAGCGCGCGCATTTTTACTCAAAGCCCTTGTCATGATGGTGTTAAGCATTGTTGCGGTGAGCCTGGTGATGGCGCAGATCTTTACCCGCAAAGTTGATCGTCCGGTGGGGGGAGAACCTTCAGAGGCCGCCGGTATTGCCCTGGCCGTTGCCCGAGGGGATTTGAACAACACCATCCCGGTGCGTTCCGGGGATACCCACAGCATTTTTTATGCCCTGCACACCATGCAGACGCAGCTCAAGCGCATCGTCGGCAACATCAGCGAAGCCAGCCATTCCGTGCACGGCGGAACCAGCGAAATTTCAGCGGGCAACCTTGACCTCGCTTCGCGAACCGAAGAACAGGCGGCTGCGATTGTTGAAACGGCGGCCAGCATGGAAGAGATTTCGGTCACGGTGAAAAATAATGCCGACAACGCCCACAAGGCGACCACGCTGACCGATCGTGCCGCAAGCCTCGCCGGGCATGGCGAAACGCTGGTAAACGACGTGGTCGTGGTGATTGGGGAAATTGATGAGAGCGCGCGTAAGATCGGTGAGATTAACAGCATCGTCGACGGTATCGCCTTCCAGACCAATATCCTGGCGCTGAATGCTGCCGTTGAAGCGGCACGGGCTGGCGAACAGGGGCGCGGCTTCGCGGTAGTCGCAGGGGAAGTGCGCAATCTTGCCCAGCGAAGCGCTAACGCGGCAAAAGAGATCTCTCAGCTTATTGCCGAGTCCTCAGGCCGCGTCAGCAAAGGCGTTGAGCTGGTCAATGAGACCGGTGTGATGATGAAACAGGTGATTGAGGCGGTATCGCATGTGCATCTGGTCATCAACGATATTGTTCAGGCGCTGGACGAGCAGAATCGGGGGATTAGCCAGGTCAGCACCGCCGTTAATCAGATGGACAGCACAACCCAGCAGAACACCTCTCTGGTTCAGCAGATCTCTGCGGCGGCGCTCTCGCTGGATGAGCAGGCTAAATCGCTGGAGAAGACGCTGGCGTTCTTTCATTCATAA